The genome window ctgttattattattttaattccagtggatgatatatttatattttcaagcTTAATAAGGGAAAGAGTTTGGACTCTTTGTGCCGTACATAAAGCAAGTAGTATAACTAATTTTTTAGTTAACCGGTATAAGTCCAAGTCCCTATTCGGGTACCAATTAGAAACATGGTTAAGTACTAGTTGTGGGTCCCATGTGTGTGTATATTTAGGTTTACTAGGTTTAAGCTTATATGCTCCCTTTAACAATCGTTTTACACATTCGTCAGAACCTATATTATTGCCCAATAATAACGAGAGTGCAGATCTGTGTGAGTTTAGGGATCCGTAGGAGGCACCCTTGTTAAACTGTTCCGTTAGGAAAGAAATAACTTTTGCCACTGTACCCTCGAATGGATTAATATTGTTAATATTGCAAAACTGCCACCAGGCTTTGTATGAGACACTATATTGTTTTTTAGTGTTATCAGAGAGCGATGCTAGCATGAGATCTATCGATTCTATGGGGATATTACGTCCGAGGAACGACTGCCGGAGAGTATCGCTGCAGCCAGCGTAAGTTGACTGTGTAGTGGGTGGTATATGTTCCTGGAAGGGGAAACAAGTAAGTTTTTATTGGGTGGAAAATATATGATTTCAGAGGAAATTAAATCTCTTAGCATGGGAAACCAAGGTTGTGATGGCCACCATGGGAACACTAGTATGCCACGCGCCTCGTCCTGTATAATCTTATAAAGGCATTTCAGTATTAATGAGAATGGGGGAAAAGCGTAGAAGAACATACGTTTCCAGTCGATAGTGAATGCATCGACAAAAGACGCGTCTGGGTCAGGAAACCAGGATGCATATACATGGCATTTGGCATTAGTGCGAGAGGCGAATAGGTCAATTACGGGCTGACCCAGTTTGACAATGATAGTTTGGAATGCGTGGTTTGCTAAACTCCATTCTATATCCGGATTAATTCTTCTTGACTCGATATCGGCTTCAATATTATGCTTAGTGTTAATATAAGATGCAAACAGCCATATGTCTCGCTCCTCGCACCATTGCCAAATTTGGGAAGCAAGATTATTTAAGTGAGGGTATTGAATTCCTCCCATTCTATTAATATAACTTATTGCTGTATTATTGTCCACCCTCAACAAAATAAAGCAGTTACAGAGTTGCTTAGCAAACGTTTTTAATGCTAGAAAAACAGCTAACAattctaaataatttatgtgaCAATCCCTTTCGGTTTCCTTCCATGATCCGTGGGCGCGGTTTCCATTACAAAAGGCTCCCCAGCCTGTCTTAGAGGCATcagaaaatatttctattttgaaatctggattttttataaaattcgtacatatgtatatattttgagcCCACCAGTTTAAGTCATTAATAATTGTATTGTACTGTTGTAAGTTTACTTTTGCGTTATAGTTATTATTAAATCTTTTCAAGAGAAGGTATTTTACGCGTTCTAAGGCTTTGGTATATAGCCACCCGTATTTAACAGCGGGGCACGCTGCGGTAAGAACACCGATTAAGTGAGCAAATTCTCTAATAGTGCAAGAGGGTAGACTGGTAAACTTTTTAGCGAGCTGCGCGATGATATGTCGTTTTTCTTTAGGCAAGGAAACAGAAAGGTTTGTTGTATTGTAAATAAAGCCAAGAAATTTGCATTGTTGTTGGGGTATTAAAGAGCTTTTATCGTAGTTAATTATGAATCCGAGACACGTTAATGTTCGCAAAGTCTCATTAACGTTACTAAGACACTCGGTGTAGGATTTACCAATACATAATATATCGTCAAGATATATAACGGATTTATATCCGCGGTATCTAAGATATGATATAACCTGTTTCATTATCTTTGTAAAAACTCTAGGTGCGATGGAAAGACCGTAGGGCATAGCGTTAAATTCGTACGTTATTGTATCACCGTTATCATTTTCGAATTGAAATCGAAGGTATTTACGGAATGACTTTTGAATCGGTACTAAAAAATAGGCTTCTTTAAGGTCGATAGTAGCCAGAAATCCGTTTTTTGGAATAAGTTTAGATGCGGTCCTATGATCTTCcattttaaaatgtgattttttaaCAAACTTATTAAATGGTTTGAGGTTTAAGATAAACCTCTTACCGCCATTTGGTTTAGTTGCTAGAAATATGCGGGATATGAACTGGTCTCTTACGGGTTCACAAATGCTGACGGCACCTAAGTCTAACAGCTTTTTAATAGCGATCGCCATGTCGTGTTTGTCTTGTTTAGACCAACATGTGTTTGTTACAATGTGAGGTTGTACTCTCTCAGACCAGGGGATATCTACGCCTTCACTAACCCACTTAAGGACAGTTTTGTTATCGGTTATTTTAAGccaacaattataataaaattgtattctcCCTGCATGTACCTCGGTTATCGACGTCGTGTTGAAGCACGTGGCTTGTGGCTGTACCTGGCCCGACTGGTCGTTGCCGCTGCCGATGTCGTCGGGGGAGTTCGGTAGTTGATCCGATTCTGACCTCCTCGCCCCCCTCCCCTGTTTGACTGGGAGCGAGAAGGTCCCGACCAGTTTCCCTGGTAGCTGGACCGTGGAACCGTGGGCTGTATCCTGGAAGCTGAAGGCTTTGAAGCAGGCGAAGGTTTTTTGATTAGATCACCCTGTTTTACAATAGCCTTTGAGGCCTTTATTTTTTCCGAAAGGTCGTTGCCGAACAGAGTACTGTCCCGTTCGGAGCGATCGAGGGATTGTAAAAAGGATTTGTCCAGGCAGGGAGTTATGAATTTAACTCTAGCCTCTGTATTTTGGTGATGCAGATCGGATAGAATACGGCATCCGTCACTGATATACTTGATAGCCTCTATTCTGCTGTCACTATTAACCAGCAAGTGTAACCCTCGGTTAATTGCAGTAATGCCTACTCCCAGCTGTTGTTGGGTAGCGGTCATTTTCTTATCTCGGAATCTACTAGACTCTGGTATAGCCGCTGAAACTTCGAGGTTCAGTGCTGGCGCTTGAAGTAAAGAGCAATTTTCCGGGATAGGATAATTCGCCATAAGCGCCTCTCGACACTCCTTAGTCATGCCTTTCTTCAATAAAGGCAGCCATAATTTTGCGAGATTCTCGTGAATTTTTACGCCAAACTCCGGGTTTTCATCCGTAATCTCGCCTAGTGCCGCTAGAATATTCGGGTCCAGGTCCGGAACTGCGAGCGGCGCTGGTTCAGCTTCTGCGAGAGGCAAGTCGGTGGGGGCCTCGGAGGCCGGCGCCGCGTCGCTCGGTGGGTCCATTGGCGCATCTGGTTCGCAGTCGATCACTTCGTCGTTCGGATTCTCCAGTTCTCTCGGACCTGACgacgatattttgtttgttacaaGAGTGACTTTTATCAGTAGCGGgtagatgagaaaaaaaaaccatGTGCTTGTTGTAATAAAAAGCTTCTAGTACATACGTTATAACGCAATTACTAGGTCCTAAGAACTGTGTTTGTTCGATATAACCGTCGTGTTATCATCTCGGATAACCTCCAGGTACGATTAACCATTGTGTTGCCATCGCGGACAACCTCCCGGTATGTGTAAGCCATCGTGGTACCATCTCGGGCACCCTCCCGGCGTGTATAACCATCGTGTTACCATCGCGGGCAACCTCCCGGAATTTTAATGCCATCGTGTTACCATCTCGGGCAACCTCCCGGCGCGTATAACCATCGTGTTACCATCGCGGGCAACCTCCCGGTATAATAGTTATGTTACGTACACAAATACGTATAGGAAAGTTTAACACTTTAAGCACCAAGTATTGAAGATATTTAGTACTTACTTGTATTTTGTTCCGAATCTGATGAGGAAACAGCACGAATACGACGACGTTTTCCCtctaattttcttattttttccttGTATCTTTCGATCTTGTCTTCCACTTTACGTTTCGGCATGATAACGAACTTAtagaaaatacttttgaaaaaagACGTCCGTCTGTTGCGGCGCACGAAAAAGGAATGATGTTACAAACGACTAACACGGCAAGGCAGGTTATGTCAGAGaagtggtaaaaaaaaaaaaaaaaaaaaaaaaaaaaaagcgggtaaatttaaaatctaaaagaCGTGCGGAGTTGCTAGCGCAAGGAAAGGGGGACTACATGGTTAATATATCTGAAGAATGAAGCGACGAAATATAATATCTTTGTGTGGTTAATTAGTTGTATATGTGTGCGTGTGTATTTAGTGTAACAATAGCGTTGGTGTGGCTGTGTGCgtcttgaagaatttttgataGCGTTTGATAGTTTAATACGTTTGTATTTTGTGGTAGGCTGAGTTAAGTGAAGATTTGAAAGTCTAGTGAGTGTTGGTGCCTTTTCTTAGTTGTGGTTTTTAAAATGTATCTTGAATGTCATTGGTAACGATAAAATGATTTGTGGAGTACCAGACTATATCttcttaatttattataattagacAATATCTTACAACAAGTACCTTTTCAAACTTTAGTAACGAGCTTTAACTGTGGGCAAATTATAGTGGACACTCGTTAGGTAAGTACATATACATAAACTACTATTGAACCACATAAACTTAATCAATTGATACAACTCATACAACAATAAAAAGCttataatataaagttaaatataacaacaataaatataaagtttatacAACAATACTAAGCTTCTATTAATGAATTACGACGATTAGCCTCCAATTAGAATCAGATACTGTCAGACTAATCAAATAGATCGTAATTATAGATTAGCAGTGAAAGTATTGTTTGTTAAACAATAAACTACTGCGTGGTACAGTCGGCCATAaaaggttcagtagttttgaaaaaatctttgttACAAAAACCAAACCGACTGCgataatacctatatttaaaacCTTCTTCTAAATTTTATAATATAGTGAGATAATCGCGTAACATAAATATACAAATCAAACTGCGAACTTTTTGAAGTTGGTAAAATAATGTTCTATGAGTGTAAAGGGGTTATTTGAAAACGAGCCACTAActgcgactgcatgaaatcggttAATGGCTGAGGGTAGCACGTGCTAATACCACGACGATTGAAAGccatttcatataaatatagtCATACAAGCCAATAGTGCAGCTGCGGTAGATTTCTTGCAGTCACTGCACGTGTGCCGGCAGTTCATTTCTAACTAACACTTTATGAGAAAATGGACCTTGTTTCATGACATTCAAATAAATCTTACCCTTAGCCTACTACTAAACAATCGGCAGACTGTATGCAAGGGTGtcttttttaaaaatcttaattcAATCAATGTTTTTTGAGTCGAGTTTGATACCggataaatacctgatcgttattTCATGTGTAGTTTCAGGACCTACTTGCATTTATCTTCATGCCGACTTATGAGTCAAAACCAACTATCGGCAAACTAAAGGTTTGTAGTGTGCACGTACTCTTAGGGTCGTAAAGTACATTTTCACCCGACTGTACAATGACTGGTATAATTTATTgtgattgaaataaattgtgatCTGTTTTAAACAAAAGAGTTCTTGATTGCTATTGTTGAAGGTTACTCCCACGGGAATTAATTGTTTTGAATGATACTTCACATTTTAAAGGTCAAGGAGTCCTTATCATTAAGGTTCAAGTTGAAGTTATGGTTTGCCATTTCTGTTCATTGTTTTAAGGTCATTGGCATAAATATAATTACAGCACCacattatacataatatataaagatAATTGATACAATAATTCTAAACGACTACCTTCTGCACAAAccctaaaaagtagcctatagcgttcctcgataaatggttACCTAACGTTGAAGATTTTtgcaaatcggaccagtagttcctgatattagcacgttcaagcaaacattCATACTCTTTCGCaagcaaataataatattagtatagattaacagaaacagtaatttttgtatttctgAATCCTCGTCATCATTATATCCgccaattgccgtccactgATGAACGTAGGTCCGCAGGTAGGTCTCAAAGAACGCTAACCATGCACCATATTtctgaataatattttatttaaaatcaattttatttaaaacaaacttcaaatggAATATACAAACAAATCTCTAAACATTAGCCCTCTCCCGGCGTGTCGTTTAAATAAACCAATGCTCTCAAGGTAATGACAAGATGGCTGCGATTACGAGATACCGCATATATTATTTGAGGGTTGAGCGGTCGGACGGTCAAATATACATAATCCTTACATTTCAATATCACCTCAAAACATGGACCCTATTTGTGTCTACAGTTGTGCGAGATTATTATGCTTTTTGATATTGTaggttagatattttttattcacggaCAAGTCAAGgatgaaaatgttaaatataaataccAATTATTTTGTGTGACTCTCCtttatatttcaatcaaaaatgaTGATAATCACCTAACAACAAAGCTTctaatctatacttctataccaatataatacagaggaaacatttttttgtttacttgtttGTATCCTAAGGGCTGCGAAAGTCTGTaccaatttttaaaaaatatttcactgtttttcccagataacatattttatactggtacgggcagtagttcacaTGGAACGCAGAAAAAAACTGCGGATAAACGGCTagtctttgatatttttttgtgtaaaacttAACATATTTACGCTTTTACGTTTCTAGATACAAATCAATACGTGACAACAACATAGGTATTAGGCTGTTTAGTGCCAATCTTAGCATAATCCTAAGTTATAAAGCTCCGATATATCCCAGTTTAGTGCACGGCACTAGCTTACACGGCCGTATTTCAACGTTCCATATTGTGTATATGGGCGcgaaactaatatttttatttaaattgtaattattttgtatcaactaccgataattataatgttgcaagtaatttttattgtcatttccgtttttatattagtatttgttttgacagctttgttaaatttagtatttattttattttgaacttccgtttgatttaaatttattaagtttttgttttgaactTCCGTTtacgatttaattattttgtaaatctttCTTTTGACTACAACTGTATTTCCGTTCGTGATATTACAAGTGTTTCCGGCTgtgattaataattaatattagtatGTCTGTAGATTTAAAATTGTGTTTCcgtttatattttatacctgAATAAGTCTTCAATTTGATTTCAACCATGTTTccgtttgtattattttaatctaatagtaggattttattttaattcttgtGTTTCTTTCGTATTTccgtttttgtattaaattcataatattagaGCTTATTTTGATTCGCTAGCGTTTCTGATTGGTTGATTGTAGGTATTGTAATACTTTTAACATTCCCGCTCTTTTTGATTGTCAAAAATCGGTATAAAAAGGCCGCAATGTGGCCATTAGGATTCATTCTTTTTTCGCTCAGCAGTGAATAAACAACTTAAGTCGGAGTAAgtcctttttattataatatttgttacCCTATTTAATTGTGTGTGTTGGTGTGTGAACTTTTTGGTGGATATAATGTGTGATCGTGGTGACGACGGCGATGACGCGCCGACAGCAGCGGTGGGATCTACCTCGCCCCTGTTGAGGTCTTCCGGAACCAGGGCCCGCAAGCTAGCCCCGGCTACGCAGCCAGACCCCACCTTCTCTCTGGAACAAGTGATGAGCCTCGTAACCTCCATAACGAAGCAGGCTGCATCCAGCGCCGCCTCTAGCGCTGTGACTGCTGCGCTAAATGCTTCTCCAGCGCCGTCTCGGGACCGTGGTACCTTCTACCTACCACCCTTTGACCCAGATGTCAGATCACATGACATCAGGGACTGGTGTGCCAACGTTGACCAAACAATTTCAACGATTGGTATATCGCCCCACGAAGCTCGTATGAAGGCGATTCTGCAAGAGCGAAGACTTGGGCCGACACATGGTCACTGCAGTCCACTACATGGGAGCAAGTGAAACAGGACCTGATCCAGACATTTGGAGAAGAATTCCGCTATGCTGACGACGTCCAGCGGTGGCGCAACTTCACGTCGGAGCAGGCGAGCAGCTACGCGGACTACGCGACTACGGGATGGACGCTGTTTAAGCGTGTGCGGCCTGAAGCAACGGATGCCGAGGTAATTGATGCTCTTATTACTGGTATCTACCCTgatttcataaaatgtgaattGTTACGTAATACGCCTGACTCTTTGCCCAAACTAGTTTCCGTTTTAAAACTTACCGCAAACGCGACCGACCAAAGACTGACAACAGTACGGACAAAAATCCTCCCAACAAAAAGCCCAGACCTTTCGAAATACCCGCAACTGCCACAAATATTTGCTTTAGATGTAGAAAGCCAGGTCACCTCATGCGTGATTGTAAGGGAAATTCGGTAGCTTCAGAGTTAAATCCACCTGCAACGTCCGCTTCTCAGGTTACGCCCGATCGTAAATCAGTAGAGTGTAAATATTGCCATAAAAAGGGACATTTAGAGAAAAACTGTTTTCGTAAGCAGAATGATGAGAAATCCAAACCACAAGTAAATTTCTGTGGCCCTATAAATAGATGTATGACTACCGTCAAAATTGGAGCTAATACCTATTCTTGTTTATTTGATTCTGGTGCAGACTGTTCGTTAGTACGAAAAAGTATTTCTGGTTCGATTCCAGGCAAAAGGAAATCTGTCAGCACAATTTTTACCGGAATTGGTGGCATTGATGTTATGTGTTCTCAAAGTATATTGGCTATTGTTGAGATAGATCAAGTAACTGTAGAGCTAGAGCTGTTCATTATGGAAGATCATCAAATCCAGTTTGATATTTTAATAGGCTATAATTTAGTTCAAATTCCTGGACTTGCTATTACATTGTCAAATTCAAAGTTAACTGTAACTAGAAACATGATTGTTAATGAATGTACCTTGTCCGATTCGGAAACAAAACTAAATACCGACATCGATGACCCTAATTTATTGGAGAAATTAAATGTAGTTTTGGAAAAATTCAAAGACAATTTTACTTCTGGTAACAAAGTTTCAGAGGTTAAAACCGGTCAGTTAAGCATTAGATTAAAGAATCCAGATAAAATTGTGCAACGTAGGCCATACAGATTATCACCAATAGAACGTGAAAAAGTTAAGGAAATAATTGATGACCTTAAACAAAATGGTATAATTCGAGACAGTTCATCTCCTTTCAGCAGCCCTATTctattagttaaaaaaaaggaTGGATCTGATAGGTTGTGTATAGATTTTCGTGAATTGAATGCAAATACTGTTAGGGATAATTTCCCACTGCCTCTTATTGCCGATCAGATAGATAAGTTAGGTACAGCTCGATATTTTACTTGTTTAGATATGACTGCAGGATTTTACCAAATACCTATTTCAGTCGAATCCATTGAAAAAACAGCGTTCGTTACACCCGATGGCCAATATGAATTTTTACGCATGCCTTTTGGACTTTGTAATGCACCGTCTGTCTACCAGCGTGCCATTAATAATGCGTTAGGTGACTATAGAGATAAAATTGCTTTAGTTTATATCGACGATGTGCTTGTAATATCTGCCACCGTAGAGGAAGGATTAACTAATCTACAACTCGTTTTAGAAAGGTTAACTAACGCtggtttttctttaaatattaaaaagtgctCCTTTCTAAAAAAATCTGTTGAATATTTAGGAAATATAGTAGAAAACGGAACCGTTAGGCCAAGCAGTAGGAAAATAGATGCACTCTCTAAGACCTCGGTGCCGAAAAACGTTAAGGAGTTGCGTCAGTTTAATGGTTTAGCTGGTTACTTCAGGAAATTTGTTCCAAACTTTTCGAAAATTATGTCTCCTTTATACGAGTTAACTAAAACGGGCGTACCTTGGAAGTGGACGGAACGTCAGGAAAATGCTAGGAATGAAATAATTTCTAGATTGACATCCTCCCCACTCTTGACAATTTTTAATCCCGACTTACCATGTGAACTCCATACAGACGCTAGTTCTCTTGGTTATGGTGCTGTTCTAATTCAACGCCATGATAATAATCCTCATGTTGTAGGCTATTTCAGTATGCGAACAACCAATGCTGAGAGCAGATATCACTCATATGAGCTCGAAACATTGGCTGTAGTTAAAGCCATTAAACATTTTCGCCATTTTTTATACGGTAGATGTTTCAAAGTCGTAACAGATTGTAATTCACTTAAAGCATCTAGAACAAAAAGAGAACTGACGCCCAGAGTTCACCGCTGGTGGGCGTTTTTGCAAAATTTCCAATTTGATATTGAGTATAGGAAGGGTGACCGACTTTCTCATGCTGACTTCTTTAGCCGGAATCCCGTAGAGCGCGAAGATAATAAAATTCATAGCGAAAATAGCTCTTTACAATTTTCAGTAAACTCCTCTACGTTAGATCATAACTGGCTACTTATCGAACAAAAAAGAGACCCTGTTCTTAAAAACATAGTAGAACAACTGGGGTCCGATACAATTCCAAAAGACATAGCAGACACTTATATAATATCACAAGATAAACTTTTACGACGTAAAGttcaaattgataataaaactCGTAAACTTATTATAGTGCCACAAAATTACAGATGGAATCTTATTTCTCATTATCACGATAGCCTTCAGCATTTTAGCTGGGAAAAAGTACTCGCTAAAATAAGAGAACAGTATTGGTTCCCAAACATGTCAAAATTAGTTCGAAAGTTTACTGAAAATTGTGTAAGTTGTAGAATTCGAAAAGGTATGTCCGGTGCCAAACAGGTCACTCTCCATCCTATAGACAAAATCGCTATTCCTTTTCACACCATCCATGCTGACATAACCGGGCGTATGAATGGTAAACGTAACAACACTGAATATGCATTTGTATTTATAGACGCTTTTACTAAATATACGCATTTAATTTACACTACTGATAGAACGTCAAATACAGCTATATCTTGTTTACAAGAAGTAATTTCTATATTTGGTACCCCCAATAGACTTATAACGGACCAGGACAAAAGTATGACCTCAGCTGACTTTAAAAACTTTTGTCAGCGTTTCGGTATTGAACATCACGTAGTAGCTAAAGGCGCTAGTCGGGCAAACGGACAGGTGGAacgtattatgaaaataatcaaAGATAATATGTCAGTTGTAGAGCTTAATAAACCTTGGCATAGTGCTATCCGAGATTTACAGTTGGCTATTAACTCTAC of Helicoverpa zea isolate HzStark_Cry1AcR chromosome 15, ilHelZeax1.1, whole genome shotgun sequence contains these proteins:
- the LOC124637219 gene encoding uncharacterized protein LOC124637219, which encodes MLASLSDNTKKQYSVSYKAWWQFCNINNINPFEGTVAKVISFLTEQFNKGASYGSLNSHRSALSLLLGNNIGSDECVKRLLKGAYKLKPSKPKYTHTWDPQLVLNHVSNWYPNRDLDLYRLTKKLVILLALCTAQRVQTLSLIKLENINISSTGIKIIITDIIKTSAPGREQPVLFLPYFVDNTNICPATVLSDYIYATKTLRNKNSDNLILTIKKPNRAATAQTISRWIKLVLSESGVDTSIFSAHSTRHASTSSASSAGVCIDTIRRTAGWTSRSHTFAKFYKLNIINEAEFAESVCLSFHSNHTCKSHIVS
- the LOC124637220 gene encoding uncharacterized protein LOC124637220, with translation MPKRKVEDKIERYKEKIRKLEGKRRRIRAVSSSDSEQNTSPRELENPNDEVIDCEPDAPMDPPSDAAPASEAPTDLPLAEAEPAPLAVPDLDPNILAALGEITDENPEFGVKIHENLAKLWLPLLKKGMTKECREALMANYPIPENCSLLQAPALNLEVSAAIPESSRFRDKKMTATQQQLGVGITAINRGLHLLVNSDSRIEAIKYISDGCRILSDLHHQNTEARVKFITPCLDKSFLQSLDRSERDR